One segment of Streptomyces sp. NA02950 DNA contains the following:
- a CDS encoding type 1 glutamine amidotransferase domain-containing protein — MPATKKILVVVTNVDEYEKTGMRTGLWLGELTHFWDVAERGGYSMDIASPSGGKVPIDPESLSHEALNELGTGKHYADRAYMDQLEDTKKISQVDLEDYDAIYLTGGHGVMFDFPQSQDLEDLMARFYETGRVVSTVCHGATGLLNVVLSDGEPLVKGRRVTGFSWPEEELAQRADAVPYSLQEELKKLGADYSTAAEPFDTYVVEDERLITGQNPGSARAVAEAVVNRLATA; from the coding sequence ATGCCTGCGACGAAGAAGATCCTGGTCGTCGTCACCAATGTCGACGAATACGAGAAGACCGGGATGCGGACGGGGCTGTGGCTCGGGGAGCTGACCCATTTCTGGGACGTCGCCGAGCGGGGCGGCTACAGCATGGACATCGCGAGCCCGTCCGGCGGGAAGGTTCCGATCGACCCGGAGAGCCTTTCCCATGAGGCGCTGAACGAACTGGGCACCGGCAAGCACTATGCGGACCGGGCGTACATGGATCAGCTCGAGGACACCAAGAAGATCTCCCAGGTGGACCTGGAGGACTACGACGCCATCTACCTCACCGGCGGCCACGGGGTCATGTTCGACTTCCCGCAGAGCCAGGACCTGGAGGACCTGATGGCGCGGTTCTACGAGACCGGCCGGGTGGTCTCGACCGTCTGCCACGGTGCGACCGGGCTGCTCAATGTGGTGCTGAGCGATGGGGAACCCCTGGTCAAGGGACGGCGGGTGACCGGCTTCTCCTGGCCGGAGGAGGAGCTGGCGCAGCGGGCCGACGCCGTCCCGTACAGCCTCCAGGAGGAGTTGAAGAAGCTCGGCGCCGACTACAGCACGGCCGCGGAGCCGTTCGACACCTATGTGGTCGAGGACGAACGGCTGATCACCGGTCAGAACCCGGGCAGCGCACGGGCGGTGGCCGAGGCGGTGGTCAACCGGCTGGCGACCGCCTGA
- a CDS encoding helix-turn-helix domain-containing protein, translating into MVSLAAADVGHQGESHSADGYDGDDGDDGDDGDDWDGDLVPSSSGRTRRPEPDCPVEAALAAISGRWTTLLLRELMGGPRGFTELRALLPELSAKVLSDRLRALRERGLVAVERQRGFPVRTRWALTEAGRALRPLLIELYATGETLLRLASAAAPPPSGPPPVRRSPAG; encoded by the coding sequence ATGGTCAGCCTAGCCGCCGCCGACGTGGGTCACCAAGGAGAAAGCCATTCCGCCGACGGGTACGACGGCGACGACGGCGACGACGGCGACGACGGGGACGACTGGGACGGCGACCTGGTGCCGAGCTCGTCCGGCCGCACCCGCCGGCCCGAGCCGGACTGCCCGGTCGAGGCCGCGCTCGCGGCGATTTCGGGGCGCTGGACGACCCTGCTGCTCCGCGAGCTGATGGGCGGGCCGCGCGGCTTCACCGAGCTGCGGGCCCTGCTGCCGGAGCTGTCCGCCAAGGTGCTCAGCGACCGACTCCGCGCCCTGCGGGAACGCGGTCTGGTGGCGGTGGAGCGACAGCGCGGCTTCCCGGTGCGCACCCGCTGGGCGCTGACCGAGGCGGGCCGGGCGCTGCGCCCCCTGCTGATCGAGCTGTACGCCACGGGGGAGACCCTGCTGCGGCTGGCCTCCGCCGCCGCACCGCCGCCGTCCGGTCCTCCGCCGGTCAGGCGGTCGCCAGCCGGTTGA
- the thiC gene encoding phosphomethylpyrimidine synthase ThiC — MTQQDARMRENATDIGWHKGYVTGSRPDIQVPVRRVHLTNGRDVTLYDTSGPYTDPQIDTDVRRGLAPLRQNWIVARGDTEEYPGRPVRPEDDGLKHTSPRGGLRNLDAVFPGRPRQPRRGRDGAPVTQLAYARRGEITAEMEYVAVRENVSPEVVREEIAAGRAVLPANVNHPEIEPMIIGKRFLVKVNANIGNSAVTSSIEEEVEKMTWATRWGADTVMDLSTGRNIHTTREWVLRNSPVPIGTVPLYQALEKVDGKAEELTWEIYKDTVIEQAEQGVDYMTVHAGVRLPYVPLTARRKTGIVSRGGSIMAAWCLAHHKESFLYTHFEELCEILAAYDVTYSLGDGLRPGSIADANDEAQFAELRTLGELNRIAKEHGVQTMIEGPGHVPMHKIKENVDLQQEICEEAPFYTLGPLTTDIAPAYDHITSGIGAAMIAWWGTAMLCYVTPKEHLGLPDRDDVKTGVITYKIAAHAADLAKGHPGAQEWDDALSDARFEFRWEDQFNLALDPDTARSFHDETLPAEPAKTAHFCSMCGPKFCSMKISRDISERFGTDGGSSEEIEAGMLQKSREFAEAGNRVYLPIAD, encoded by the coding sequence ATGACTCAGCAGGATGCACGCATGCGCGAGAACGCCACCGACATCGGGTGGCACAAGGGATATGTCACGGGTTCCCGCCCGGACATCCAGGTCCCGGTCCGCCGGGTGCACCTCACCAATGGCCGCGATGTGACGCTCTACGACACCTCCGGCCCGTACACCGACCCCCAGATCGACACCGACGTCCGCCGCGGGCTGGCCCCGCTGCGGCAGAACTGGATCGTCGCCCGCGGCGACACCGAGGAGTACCCGGGACGTCCGGTCCGCCCCGAGGACGACGGGCTCAAACACACCTCGCCCCGGGGCGGGTTGCGCAATCTCGACGCGGTCTTCCCCGGCCGTCCGCGCCAGCCGCGCCGCGGCCGGGACGGTGCCCCGGTCACCCAACTCGCCTACGCCCGGCGGGGCGAGATCACGGCCGAGATGGAATACGTGGCGGTGCGCGAGAACGTCTCCCCCGAGGTGGTCCGGGAGGAGATCGCGGCGGGCCGGGCCGTCCTGCCCGCCAACGTCAACCACCCGGAGATCGAGCCGATGATCATCGGTAAGCGATTCCTGGTGAAGGTCAACGCCAACATCGGCAACTCCGCCGTCACCTCCTCCATCGAGGAGGAGGTCGAGAAGATGACCTGGGCGACCCGCTGGGGCGCCGACACGGTCATGGACCTGTCCACCGGCCGCAATATCCACACCACCCGTGAGTGGGTGCTGCGCAACTCCCCCGTCCCCATCGGCACCGTGCCGCTCTACCAGGCCCTGGAGAAGGTCGACGGCAAGGCCGAGGAGCTGACCTGGGAGATCTACAAGGACACGGTCATCGAGCAGGCCGAGCAGGGCGTCGACTACATGACGGTGCACGCGGGCGTCCGGCTGCCCTACGTACCGCTGACCGCCCGCCGCAAGACCGGCATCGTCTCGCGCGGCGGCTCGATCATGGCGGCGTGGTGTCTGGCCCACCACAAGGAGAGCTTCCTCTACACGCACTTCGAGGAGCTCTGCGAGATCCTCGCGGCCTATGACGTCACCTACTCGCTGGGCGACGGACTGCGTCCGGGGTCGATCGCGGACGCCAACGACGAGGCGCAGTTCGCCGAGTTGCGCACCCTCGGTGAGCTCAACCGGATCGCCAAGGAGCACGGCGTCCAGACCATGATCGAAGGCCCGGGCCATGTCCCGATGCACAAGATCAAGGAGAATGTCGACCTCCAGCAGGAGATCTGCGAGGAGGCGCCCTTCTACACCCTGGGCCCGCTCACCACGGACATCGCCCCCGCCTACGACCACATCACCTCGGGCATCGGCGCGGCGATGATCGCCTGGTGGGGCACGGCGATGCTCTGCTACGTCACCCCCAAGGAGCATCTGGGCCTGCCGGACCGCGACGACGTCAAGACCGGCGTGATCACCTACAAGATCGCCGCGCACGCCGCCGATCTGGCCAAGGGCCACCCGGGCGCCCAGGAGTGGGACGACGCACTGTCCGACGCACGGTTCGAGTTCCGCTGGGAGGACCAGTTCAACCTGGCCCTCGACCCGGACACCGCGCGCTCCTTCCACGACGAGACGCTCCCGGCCGAACCCGCGAAAACGGCCCACTTCTGCTCGATGTGCGGACCGAAGTTCTGCTCGATGAAGATCAGCAGGGACATCTCCGAGCGCTTCGGGACGGACGGCGGCTCCAGCGAGGAGATCGAGGCGGGGATGCTCCAGAAGTCCCGTGAGTTCGCCGAAGCGGGCAACCGCGTCTATCTGCCGATCGCGGACTGA
- a CDS encoding DUF4440 domain-containing protein: protein MTHSPRVRLATEAAGHPHAFAEAFNTFDPEALDQVYEPDAGFVPEPGRMLTGAERLRASEEFLRLRVPIRVTPRHTYTVGDLALLIMDWTVEGTAADGSEVRIEGTATDVARRGPDGYWRYALDIPFGTAPAAPS, encoded by the coding sequence ATGACACATTCCCCCCGTGTGCGGCTGGCGACCGAGGCCGCCGGTCATCCCCATGCCTTCGCCGAAGCCTTCAACACCTTCGACCCCGAGGCCCTCGACCAGGTCTACGAACCGGACGCGGGTTTTGTCCCCGAGCCGGGCCGTATGCTCACCGGGGCCGAACGGCTGCGCGCCAGCGAGGAGTTCCTGCGGCTGCGGGTGCCGATCCGGGTCACCCCCCGCCACACCTACACCGTCGGCGACCTCGCCCTCCTGATCATGGACTGGACCGTGGAGGGCACCGCGGCCGACGGCAGCGAGGTCCGTATCGAGGGCACCGCGACCGATGTCGCCCGCCGCGGCCCCGACGGCTACTGGCGCTACGCCCTCGACATCCCCTTCGGCACGGCCCCCGCCGCACCCTCCTGA
- a CDS encoding metallophosphoesterase — MVEGSMTQGAGLEATAGTTAAIPPVPAYGTSTPGAQAPVPSPPASPPSVPVAQARVPRSASPAPGAPSAPVSPAPAPTPPTPPAQAPPREYTPTERLPVMGPGHTVPDTPLVPPQDRPTVAFTPVPEPEEGPLAEGGGPGPLYVVGDVHGYYDELREALAAEGLIDAKGNWSAGNTRLWFLGDFTDRGPDGIGVIDLVMQLSAEAAAAGGYCKALMGNHELLLIGAKRFGDTPVNSGAGTASFQAAWLLNGGQRSDMERLEDHHLQWMSRLDAMAEEDGHLLVHSDTTAYLEYGDSIEAVNDTVTETLQRSDADECWDLFRKFTKRFAFRDEDAGPTAVRELLDAYGGQRIVHGHSPIPYLLGEVGSEDDEDGGAPVVEGPHVYADQLAVAMDGGVTMAGKLLVVQLPLDD, encoded by the coding sequence ATGGTGGAGGGGTCGATGACTCAGGGGGCCGGTCTGGAAGCCACGGCAGGGACCACGGCGGCGATCCCGCCCGTGCCCGCGTACGGGACGTCCACGCCCGGGGCCCAGGCGCCCGTGCCATCGCCGCCCGCGTCCCCGCCATCGGTGCCCGTGGCGCAGGCGCGCGTGCCGCGGAGCGCGTCACCGGCGCCCGGGGCACCCTCCGCGCCCGTCTCCCCGGCGCCCGCGCCCACTCCGCCCACGCCGCCCGCCCAGGCGCCGCCGCGCGAGTACACGCCGACCGAGCGGCTGCCCGTCATGGGCCCGGGCCACACCGTCCCGGACACCCCGCTGGTCCCCCCGCAGGACCGTCCGACCGTGGCGTTCACCCCGGTGCCCGAGCCCGAGGAGGGGCCGCTCGCCGAGGGCGGGGGGCCCGGCCCGCTGTACGTCGTGGGCGATGTCCACGGCTACTACGACGAGCTGCGCGAGGCACTCGCCGCCGAGGGCCTGATCGACGCCAAGGGCAACTGGTCCGCGGGCAACACCCGGCTGTGGTTCCTCGGTGACTTCACCGACCGCGGCCCGGACGGCATCGGGGTCATCGACCTCGTCATGCAGCTCTCCGCCGAGGCCGCCGCCGCCGGGGGCTACTGCAAGGCGCTGATGGGCAATCACGAGCTGCTGCTGATCGGGGCCAAACGGTTCGGGGACACCCCCGTCAACTCCGGTGCGGGCACCGCCTCCTTCCAGGCCGCCTGGCTGCTCAACGGCGGCCAGCGCAGCGACATGGAGCGGCTGGAGGACCACCACCTCCAGTGGATGTCCCGGCTGGACGCGATGGCCGAGGAGGACGGCCATCTGCTCGTCCACTCCGACACCACCGCCTATCTGGAGTACGGCGACTCGATCGAGGCGGTCAACGACACCGTGACCGAGACGCTCCAGCGCAGTGACGCCGACGAGTGCTGGGACCTGTTCCGCAAGTTCACCAAGCGGTTCGCGTTCCGGGACGAGGACGCCGGTCCGACGGCCGTCCGCGAACTGCTCGACGCCTACGGCGGGCAGCGCATCGTCCACGGCCACAGTCCGATTCCGTATCTGCTCGGCGAGGTCGGCTCGGAGGACGACGAGGACGGCGGCGCACCCGTCGTCGAAGGGCCGCACGTCTATGCCGACCAGCTCGCCGTGGCCATGGACGGCGGCGTCACAATGGCCGGAAAACTGCTGGTTGTGCAACTTCCGCTGGACGACTGA